One window of Treponema denticola genomic DNA carries:
- a CDS encoding methyl-accepting chemotaxis protein, protein MKIRTSVNLFLALTLIIVVFGALTSTIYYTRSFIEDVFYKNIHYILDSSFSELQRDLESGLLLSQNFARQDNLIRWFGSYEEEGKDEEDIKAMMLRLASDEKFTTCFAASGLTGSYYVVKDKKVVRDKLSEDNSADSWFYTLLKEKENIFYNIDYNKTLAAVNFWFDYKVVNNRGETLGLAGVAVNLDKAVEKMKKSIPSDNSWLAFIGKDDEVIISSNSEVIGKKLELITGSLIPVKGISELYYYTDKDLGKVIIAKKQLKNFPYSIMFFAPMGDFVPSILLILRLPIIWSFGILLIVLLLSSFLLRLSFARFAKMNKVFNKIAEGDFSIRADVSNDEVGSITSVLNNAIEKVSASLASIGKHADKMQGICENLSANMVESAAALNEITANIDGVRGQVLTQNSSVESTVSKVDEISRGISELDVHIDNQTESFMSSTKAVGEIVSNIEGVRGKAQDNLKAIKELEQTTHQGKETVKLVVDITGIVTEQSDGLLDAISVIQNTASQTNLLAMNAAIEAAHAGEAGKGFAVVADEIRKLAEESGEQGKNITKVLEELKSKIENLNGVGPRVSEQFEKISSMMDFIYRHEDGMIRTMNEQLKDAEAVLHEIHGMEEVSQAVKKGSDEMLLKIEKISQELKTLSSLSENITQSMTEMSIGVGQVNKTVQDVADIARVNKETASGVASEISKFKV, encoded by the coding sequence ATGAAAATTAGGACATCGGTAAATTTATTTTTGGCGCTTACTTTGATTATTGTTGTATTTGGAGCTTTAACTTCAACCATTTATTATACAAGATCATTTATAGAGGATGTTTTTTATAAAAATATTCATTATATTTTGGACTCTTCTTTTTCGGAGCTGCAAAGAGATCTTGAAAGCGGTTTACTTCTTTCACAAAATTTTGCAAGGCAGGACAATTTGATAAGATGGTTTGGATCTTATGAAGAGGAAGGAAAAGACGAGGAAGATATAAAAGCCATGATGTTAAGGTTGGCAAGCGATGAGAAGTTCACTACCTGTTTTGCCGCATCCGGATTGACAGGTTCTTATTATGTAGTTAAAGATAAAAAGGTTGTACGGGATAAATTATCTGAAGATAATTCGGCCGATTCATGGTTTTATACCCTTTTAAAAGAAAAAGAAAATATATTTTATAATATTGATTATAATAAGACCTTAGCAGCTGTAAATTTTTGGTTTGATTATAAAGTTGTTAATAATAGAGGTGAAACCTTAGGACTTGCAGGTGTGGCCGTTAATTTGGATAAGGCTGTAGAAAAAATGAAAAAATCCATACCCAGTGATAATTCGTGGCTGGCTTTTATTGGAAAGGATGATGAGGTTATAATATCCTCTAACTCCGAGGTAATAGGAAAAAAATTAGAACTTATTACCGGCAGCCTGATTCCGGTTAAAGGTATTTCAGAGCTTTATTATTACACGGATAAAGATTTAGGTAAGGTCATTATTGCAAAAAAACAATTAAAAAATTTCCCCTATTCAATTATGTTTTTTGCTCCTATGGGTGATTTTGTGCCATCCATACTTTTAATTTTACGCCTACCTATTATTTGGTCATTTGGTATTTTGCTTATTGTGTTATTGCTTAGCTCCTTTTTATTAAGACTCTCTTTTGCCCGTTTTGCTAAAATGAATAAGGTATTTAATAAAATAGCCGAAGGAGATTTTAGCATAAGGGCTGATGTTTCAAATGATGAAGTTGGAAGTATAACCTCGGTTTTAAATAACGCAATAGAGAAAGTCAGTGCTTCCTTGGCAAGTATTGGGAAGCATGCGGATAAGATGCAGGGGATATGTGAAAATTTATCTGCCAATATGGTAGAATCCGCTGCCGCCTTAAATGAGATTACGGCAAATATTGATGGAGTTAGAGGACAGGTTCTCACTCAAAATTCCAGTGTAGAAAGTACGGTCAGCAAAGTGGATGAAATATCCAGAGGTATTTCAGAGCTTGATGTTCATATCGATAATCAAACTGAAAGTTTTATGTCTTCTACAAAGGCTGTAGGAGAAATAGTTTCAAATATTGAGGGTGTAAGAGGAAAGGCACAAGATAATTTAAAAGCCATTAAAGAACTTGAACAGACAACCCACCAAGGAAAAGAAACGGTAAAGTTAGTCGTAGATATTACCGGAATCGTAACCGAGCAATCTGATGGACTTTTAGATGCAATTTCCGTTATCCAAAATACGGCAAGTCAGACAAACCTTCTTGCAATGAATGCTGCGATTGAAGCTGCTCATGCCGGAGAAGCCGGAAAGGGTTTTGCCGTTGTTGCCGATGAGATTAGAAAACTTGCCGAAGAATCCGGAGAGCAGGGTAAAAATATTACAAAGGTTTTGGAAGAATTAAAAAGCAAGATCGAAAATCTAAACGGTGTCGGTCCCCGTGTTTCCGAGCAGTTTGAAAAGATAAGCTCTATGATGGATTTTATTTACCGCCATGAAGACGGAATGATAAGAACTATGAATGAGCAGCTTAAAGATGCAGAGGCGGTCTTACACGAAATACACGGAATGGAAGAGGTAAGCCAAGCTGTTAAAAAAGGTTCCGATGAAATGCTTTTAAAAATAGAAAAAATTTCACAGGAGCTTAAAACTCTTTCTTCTCTTTCAGAAAATATAACTCAAAGTATGACCGAGATGTCGATTGGTGTAGGGCAGGTGAACAAAACCGTTCAAGATGTAGCCGATATTGCAAGAGTGAATAAAGAAACGGCTTCCGGGGTTGCTTCGGAAATTTCAAAGTTTAAGGTGTGA